One part of the Vitis riparia cultivar Riparia Gloire de Montpellier isolate 1030 chromosome 8, EGFV_Vit.rip_1.0, whole genome shotgun sequence genome encodes these proteins:
- the LOC117920870 gene encoding uncharacterized protein LOC117920870, translating to MGNCLAQQEKIIKIMRPDGKVLEYKTPLKVQQVLSEFSGYAISDTLPVIRHLGKDMEMVGGQLYYLIPVPLPSPEVEKKALRFSDPQVEADQGTGVVRIRLVITKQELKEMLRKGGVSVDHMVSQLQRGQGRNGVHKLDVDGNGNCRGWKPVLESIPEVN from the coding sequence ATGGGGAATTGCTTAGCCCAGCAAGAAAAGATTATCAAGATCATGAGACCTGACGGCAAAGTCCTTGAATACAAAACGCCCCTGAAAGTGCAGCAAGTGTTGTCAGAATTTTCCGGCTATGCAATATCAGACACACTTCCGGTCATCCGGCATCTAGGGAAAGATATGGAGATGGTTGGCGGTCAGCTGTACTATCTTATTCCTGTTCCATTGCCATCGCCTGAAGTTGAGAAGAAGGCACTAAGATTTTCAGATCCGCAGGTGGAAGCTGACCAAGGAACTGGTGTTGTGAGGATTAGGCTGGTCATCACAAAGCAAGAGCTGAAGGAAATGTTAAGAAAGGGAGGAGTTTCAGTTGATCATATGGTTTCGCAGCTTCAAAGAGGACAAGGCAGAAATGGGGTTCATAAGCTTGATGTTGATGGTAATGGAAACTGTAGAGGGTGGAAGCCTGTGTTAGAAAGCATACCTGAAGTGAACTAG